Genomic DNA from Niabella ginsenosidivorans:
TATTGGTGTCTATTTCCCTTTGGGGTATCGGCAGCAGTAATTTATCCTTTGTAACATTGCCCTGTAAGGTTTCCAATGGTATTTTCGGGCTGATCCTGGAATAAAACACATCGTACTCCTCTGCAAAATGGTCTTTGATCATTTGCACCGCATCGCCCAGGCGCTGCATATCAAAGAAGCGCTGGTTCTCAAAGGCAAATTCCAGTCTCCTTTCATTCAGCAGGGCTTTGGTAAAGCCGGATGCGCTGTTGATAGCGCTGTCCCCGCCTGAAGGATATTTGTAAAATCCGGCAGAAAAATCGCCGGTGCCTGTATAATCTATAGCTCCGGCACGCTGCCTTACCTGGTTGATGATTCCAACAGCAACACCTGACGGCCCGTCAAAGCCAACCGCCTCCGCTTTCATTAAAAGCACATCGGAAAACCGGATCACGGGGAAATCGTTTTCCGCGTCATAGCTTACCGCAACCGTGGAAAGGAATTTTTTTACATACGGTTTTGTAGTGTTGTAAACTGCTACAGTAACATCTTTACGGGCATCTGATCCTGACGATGTGGAAGTTTTAAATGCCGCCTGGATGGAAGTAGTGGGAAAATTGTACCCTTTACCGTCACCGGCCACAATAGCGCTGCCACTACCGGTAGGCGCAAAAAGATTGGCAAAAGGGGACCCCAGGTTAAAGCCACCTGCTTTGTATCTTACGGCAAAAATAATTTCCCGGTTCATTTCATTGGATACAGAGAACACATCTGCATAAGACGGCAGGAGCCCATACCCGCTGTTTGTAATGATATCATCAAGCAACATGAGCGCATCGGCTTTTCTTCCTAATGTAAGATACACCTTTGCCAGCAGCGCTTTTGCCGACCATATGTTTACACGGCCCAGGTCCGTTGCCGCTATCTGGCTGTAACTGATCCGGGGCAAAATACTTTGGGCGGTATTCAGATCGGCCATAATAAAATTATAGATATCTGTGGCGCTGCTACGCCCTACCTTCTTGGACGTTTGGGGATCCTCCGGTTCGGAGATCAGGAAAACACCACCAAATAACCGTACCAGGTTAAAATAATGATAAGCCCGCACTATTAAGGCTTCACCGGCCAGTTGCTTTTTCTGATCATCATTTAACTGTGCGGTGGCCGTTCCAAAATTATCCTGGCCATTACTGAATGTAACACCAAGGCTTCCTAAAACATAGTTAACAGCCCGTATATTCTTATAGGCAGCCAGCCAGTAATCATAAACATCGCTGTGCGTGGCATTTAAGGTAAACATATCCAGGTCGTTCAGCTCTATATTGTCAACGCTGGAAGTGTTGGGCACACCCTGTAAAGAATTATCGCTTCTCAGGTCGGTAAACATCCACTCGTTATACAAAGGCCCCTGCATTCCATTATAGCAGCCTGCAAGCGCTGTATTTACCTCGTTATAATTTTTATAGAATGCTCCTGCACCTACATTGGATATGGGATCAATATCTATTATTTTATTACAGGAAAAAATAAATATTGAAAAAATGACGGATAGGGTTGTATATAAAAGCTTTTTCATCCGTGTATTTTTTTTATTGTTTTTTAATCGTATGCATTACGGTTTGTGTCCCTGTTTCAAAATCTGTTCAGAAGCTCAGGTCAATACCAAACGTATAAGTGCGCATAATGGGGAACGCGCCACGTTGGTAACCGCTGATCAGCGGCGAATTATACAAACCGCTGGTTACTCTTGCCTCCGGGTTGATGCCCCTGTAACCTTTGCCCATTATATAGAAAAGATTATCGCCGGACGCATATATTCTTAAGCCGTTTAAGCCGATATGCTTTAAGGTTTTGCTTTGAAACTTGTAGCCGATGATCAGGTTTCTTAAGGAGGCATAAGAAGCACTTTCCAAAACATAATCTGTCAGCATCCAGTTTTCCCCGTTGGTAAAATAAGGTGTTTTGCCATCGCCGGGATACATAGCGCTTACCCAGCGCTGATCAGTATTGACCAGCTTATTGAACTTTTTAGTTTCATTATAATACAGGTCGCCATTTATCAGCTTCCCACCCTGTGAGCCCTGTATCAGCATGCTGAAATCAAAATTTTTATAGGTAATGGTGTTGTTAAAACCCCATGTAAAATCAGGGAACGGATTGCCTAACGGTACGCGGTCGTTGGCATCGATCGCATTATCACCATTTATATCTACGTACTTTAAACCGCCGGCCTGAAAATACTTTG
This window encodes:
- a CDS encoding RagB/SusD family nutrient uptake outer membrane protein, with protein sequence MKKLLYTTLSVIFSIFIFSCNKIIDIDPISNVGAGAFYKNYNEVNTALAGCYNGMQGPLYNEWMFTDLRSDNSLQGVPNTSSVDNIELNDLDMFTLNATHSDVYDYWLAAYKNIRAVNYVLGSLGVTFSNGQDNFGTATAQLNDDQKKQLAGEALIVRAYHYFNLVRLFGGVFLISEPEDPQTSKKVGRSSATDIYNFIMADLNTAQSILPRISYSQIAATDLGRVNIWSAKALLAKVYLTLGRKADALMLLDDIITNSGYGLLPSYADVFSVSNEMNREIIFAVRYKAGGFNLGSPFANLFAPTGSGSAIVAGDGKGYNFPTTSIQAAFKTSTSSGSDARKDVTVAVYNTTKPYVKKFLSTVAVSYDAENDFPVIRFSDVLLMKAEAVGFDGPSGVAVGIINQVRQRAGAIDYTGTGDFSAGFYKYPSGGDSAINSASGFTKALLNERRLEFAFENQRFFDMQRLGDAVQMIKDHFAEEYDVFYSRISPKIPLETLQGNVTKDKLLLPIPQREIDTNNEIPIEQNTGY